Below is a window of Streptomyces sp. NBC_01429 DNA.
CGGGTGTACGCGACGGTGGCCCCGGGCCGTACCGTTGCTTCCGGCCGGGCGGTCGCCTCCGGCCGTACGGTGCCGTCGGGATCCGCGGTGCCGTCCGGACGTACGGTGGCCTCCGACCGTACGGAGGGGACGGGTTGATGGACGACCTGCGCAGAGGGCTGCGCGAGACGGCGCACACGCACACCCCGGACCGGGAGCGGATGCTCGCCCGGATCGAGCGGGGGATGTCGGACCCGGAGACCGCGTCCGCCCGGCCGCCCGCGCACCGTCCGGCGCCGTGGCTGCGGGTGGCCGCCGTGACGGCGGTCGCGGTCGGCACGCTGGGAGCCGGGACGTTCGCCGTCGTCTCCGCCACGAAGGACGACCGGCCGCTCACCGTCGCGACCACCCCGGAACCGGCGCGCCCGTCGTCCGCCCCGAGCCCGAGCGCCGCCTCGCCGTCCCCGACGGCGAGCCGCCCCCCGGCGAGCCCCTCCGCCCCCGTACGCAGCGCCTCCGGCCGGCCTGACGCCCCTTCCGGGACACCCCACTCCGCGGCCCCGCCCCCGGCGGCCACGACCCGCCCCGACTCCCCGGCGGCGCGGGACGGCTATCTCCGCTCCGACGGCTCGGTCGATCCGAACAGCAACACCTACTGGGCGCAGAGCAACATCACCATCGGGACGGAACGGCCGCTGACCTCGCTCACCGTGGAACTGCGCGTCGCGCAGACCGGCGGTGTGCGGGACACCGGCTCCTGGCGGTCGCTGCCCGAGGAGGACTTCACGGTCTCCGTGACCACCGGCCCCGCCGGCGCGCTCGTCTACCGCTGGACACTCAAGGACGGCGTCACCGTACCGGCCGGCGAACACGTCTTCGCCGGACAGTACGACCACGCCGAGGGCGGCCGGGACGCCGCCGACGACGCCTACTCCGCGAAGGCGGCCGGCTCCGGCCTGACCGCCGAGGTCGGCGGCGGCTTCGCCCCGGCACCCTGAGGGCGCGGCAGACGGCGCGGGCGCCGGCCGCCTCGCGCACTCCGGAGGACCGCTCGGCACACGTGCCCCCGACGGGTGGCGCGGACGCGATCCGGGCTGATAACTTCGCGGCCATGTCCAGCCCCGAGGCCAGCAGACTCTAGCCACCGGACGACCGGTGGCCGATCCCCCGTCGCGTTGACGCCGCGCGCCTCCTCCGCCCTGTCTGACACATCCCGCCTGGCTCGCGACGCCTGGCACGCACGCTCGCCGCGTTGTCGGGCTCGTCCAAGTACGTCCAGTACGAGGACGACCCTCCGCCTTGCGATCGCACACGCCAGACGCCGCGAGCCCCGCCCTCCGGGCGGACGGCGCTATTTGTCAGACAGGGCCGAGGCCGTGGCGGATTTCCGCGCGGCCGCCACCGGATCGCCCCAGGGGTGGGTCACCCTCGCACCCGAACGCCGTTCACCGCGTTCGGCCCGGGTGCGATCCAGGTCCGTGAGATCACCGGACCTTCCGCCGTGTAGCCGCTCGGAGCCGAGTTCTCGGTACCTGTCGAGCGGGCGCGGCACACCTCCCCACCCCACCCGCTGTCGCTCAGTCGGTCCATTTCAGCCGTCGTTGGGGTTTCCTCATGCCATTCGCTGTATACGTGCTCGGTCTGGCGGTCTTCGCCCAGGGCACCTCGGAGTTCATGCTGTCCGGACTCCTGTCGGGCATCGCCGCCGATCTGCGGGTGTCCATTCCGGCCGCCGGACTGCTCACCTCGGCGTTCGCGATCGGGATGGTGCTCGGCGCGCCCCTGATGGCGTCGCTCAGCCGCCGCTGGCCGCGCCGTCGCGCGCTGCTGGTCTTCCTCGTCGTCTTCATCGCCGTCCATGTCGTCGGCGCCCTCACTCCCGGGTACGGGGTGCTGCTCGCCACCCGGATCGTGGCCGCGCTGGCGAACGCCGGGTTCTGGGCCGTCGCGCTCGCGGCCGCGGTCGCCATGGTCCCTCCGGCGCTCCGGGCCCGCGCCACCTCCGTCGTGGTCGGCGGGGTCACTGTCGCCTGCGTGGCGGGCGTGCCGGCCGGCGCGCTGCTGGGGGAGCGGTGGGGGTGGCGGGCGGCCTTCTGGGCCGTGGCGCTCATCTCCGTACCGGCCGTCCTCGCCATCGTCAGGGCGGTTCCCGCCGAACGGCCCGAGCCCGCAGGCGCCGGAGCGCGCGGGGAGCTGCGGGAGCTGGCCGGGCCCCGGCTGCTGCTCACGCTGCTGATGAGCGCGCTCGTCCAGGGCGCCACGTTCTGCGCGTTCTCCTACTTCGAGCCGCTGGTCACCCGGGTCACCGGGCTGGGCTCCGCGTGGGTGCCCGCCGTACTCGCGCTGTTCGGGGTGGGCTCCTTCGTCGGCGTCACGGTCGCGGGCCGGATCACCGAGGCGCGGGCCGACGTGTTCGTCGGCGTCGGCCTGGTGTCGCTCGCCGTCGGCTGGGTCGCGCTCGCGCTGGCCGCCGCCGCCCCGGTGGCGGCGATCGTGCTCGTGTTCGTCCAGGGGATGCTCGCCTTCGGCACCGGAACCGCCCTGATCTCTCGGGTGTTCCACCGGGCCCCCGGCGCCCCAACCCTGGCCGGGGCGTTCGCCACGGCCGCGTTCAACGTGGGCGGCGCGCTCGGGCCCTGGCTCGGCGGGCTCGCGATCGCCCGGGGCTTCGGCTTCCGGGCGCCGCTGTGGGTCAGCGCCCTGCTGATGGCTCTCGCGCTGCTCGCGGCCGGAGCGCTCACGATCGCCCACCGCGCCGCGGCACACCGTACGGCTGCCGACCCGGCGACGACAGGGAGGGAGGCCGGACGCGAGGGTGAGCAGGGAGGGATCTCCGTGAGGGGCTGACGGTCCCGCCGGTTCCGTCTCGGCGATGTCCTGCCAGGGACGCGGCAATCCGCCGGTCGCCGGACAGCCGCAACACCCGCACGCCGTACGGATCGAGGACCACCTCGTCGGCCGGCGCGCCGTCCGGCCCGGTCAGCCGCAGCCCGGCCGCGACGGCCGGTTTGACCCGTACCTCTTCCCGGCCCTGACTCACCAGCCAGACGTACCGGTGCCCGTCCTCGTGCTCCAGCAGATCGACCGCCACCCGGGGGTCCGCCACCGTCACCGGCCTGCGCACGCCCGCGTGCGCGGCCAGCGCGTCGTACAGCGGGACCGAATCGTCCGGATTGACGCGCGGGGTGACGGAGGCCATGTGCTCCAGCGGATAGACGCACAGCACCACACTGCCCGCGCCCACCGCGCGCAGCAGCAGCGCGGGCCGCCCCCGGCCGTCGGTGGCCAGCACCTCGGCGCCGTCCGCCTCCACCGGCAGGAAGACCCGGCTGCTGTCGGTGCCCGCCGTGCGGAAGCGCAGTGTGTCGCCCGCGCCGAGCGTGCCGAAGGAGCGGCCGAAGGTGAGCGTCACCTCGTCGTCCTCGATGGGGTTCACCAGTCCGTACTCCAACTGGTGCCGCACCCCGAAGAATTGGTCCAGGTGCGCGTACCACGGCCCGCGCTGTTCGTCGTGGGCGCCGGGGGAGTACGACACGTAGACCGTCGCGCCGCCCCTGGCCAGCTCCTCCAGCCGGTACCAGCCGGACGAGAGCAGCTGCTTGGTGGAGGGCAGCAGATAGAGCCGGTGGCCGTCCGCGATCCCGTCGCTCTCCCGCACCACACTCGCGGGCGCGTCCGCCAGCCGGGCCGTGATCCACGCCTGCCGGCCGGTGCGCTCCACATAGGAGCGGTCCTCGGCCCGGGTGAAGGGGTAGAGCGTGTCCAGGTACGAGGAGATGACCAGCGCGGTGTCGGTGTCCGGCCGGAAACAGCGGTCGAAGTCGATCCGCTCCAGCGTCTCGGCGAACGAACGCACCTCGCGCAGCTGGGGTTTGGGGGCTCCGGCGGCGTCGGTCAGCCCGAAGTGCATCTCGAAGGCGTGGTGCGAGTACGGCGGCTGCTCGCGCAGCGCGTCGTAGTCGGTGTTGTTCCAGGCGATCCAGCCGGTGGCCCCGGCCAGCAGGCTGTTGTGCAGCGCCTGGCGGTAGTAGCGGGCCGCGTGCGGACCCGAAGCGAAGTCCGAGGTCAGCCCGAACTCCTCCAGCACCACCGGCCTGTTGAAGCTTCCGGTCAGCTCGCACACCCACGCCGCCGCGTAGTGCTGGCGGACCGGATCGTCCTCCATGCGGTAGACGTGCGGACCCAGCCAGTCGGTGAGCGCCGCGCTGTCCCGCAGCCGAAAGCCGTTGTCATGACCGGAGTTCTCCAGCCCCCAGGCGCCGTCGCCCAGCGAGACCGGCTGCGGCGCGCCCGACGCCCGTACCGCGTCCACCACGATCTGTGCCCAGGAGGAGACCTCCTCGCGGGTCGCGCCCTCCCTGCCGTAGATCGGCATCTCGTTGGAGACCAGCCAGCCGGCGACCGCCGGATGGTCCTTGAACCGGCCGGCCATCTCCCGGGCGAACCACGCCTGCCGGGCCACCAGCCACACATCGGTGTACAGATCACGGCCGTTGCGCCACGCCGGGTCCCAGTTCTCGCCCGACATGTGGCCGACCAGGAAGGTGGGCACCGTGGTCATGCCGAGCGCGTGGTGCCGGTCCAGGAAGTCGGTGAAGCGGGCGCACAGCTCCTCGTCGATCCGGTCGGGCTCGGGCATGAAGTCCGGCCAGTAGTAGAACGACCGGGTCATGTTGAGCCCGTGGTCGCGCAGCACCCGCAGCTCCCCGTCGACCACCTCGCCGTCGTACGAACGCCACATGAGCGGGCCGCCGGTACGCGACCAGAAATTGGCGCCGATCCAGGTGACGGGGCGGTCGCCGACGGAAATCCGGGCAGCGGGACGCGGCATCTGTGAAATCTCCCTCGGTACGGTGACACGGGGCGGGACGACAAGACGAAAAGGACAGGAGCGCGCGGCCCGTTGCGGACGGGCGTGCCGTGCGCCGAACAGTCAAACGCTGTACCGGTTTAGCGTCAAGCCCGCGAACGCGGCGGTAAACCGGTTTAGGGATCTCGCGGACGAGTGGGCGGGGGGAGCCCGTCTCCCCGAAAACGGCGCGGTGACGAAGGCGGCCCGGCCACGAGTCGGCCCGGCCACACAGGGGGACGCGGCTACGCGGGCGGCGCCGCGACGCTCCCCCGGACCGTCAGGCGCGGCGCCGGGTCCTCCAGATCCCCCACGGCCCGCCCGCCCGCCGCCTCCCGTAGCCGTCGCGCCGCATGCGCCCCGTGGGCCGCGATGTCCCTGCTGAGCGCGGTCAGCGGCGGATCGACCAGCTCGCACAGGGCCGAGTCGTCCCAGGCCACGACGGAGACATCGGCGGGCACCCGCAGTCCCATGGAGTGGGCGGCGGTCAGGCCGGAGACGGCCATCACGTCGTTGTCGTACACGATCGCGGTGGGCCGCTCCGGCGAGCCCAGCAGCTCGCGGGTGACGGCCGCCCCCCGCTCTCCGCTGTAGTCCGCCTCCACGGTCCGTCCGGTCAGGCCCAGTTCGGCCACCGCCGCGTCGAACGCCGCGGTACGGATCGCCGTATGGCGCAGCCGGGCCGGGCCGCCGACCCTGGCCAGCCGCCGGTGTCCCAGACCGGCCAGGTGCCGGACCACCGTGGTGACGGCCGCCCCCTCGTCGCTCCAGACGGCGGGCAGCCGGCCCGTGCCCACCGGCGCCCCGATCACCACCGCCGGCATCCCCAGCTCCTCCAGCACCGGCACCCGGGCGTCCTCGGCCTGGAGGTCCACCAGGAAGACACCGTCCACCCGGCGCCTCGCCCACCAGGACCGGTACAGGGCGATCTCCGCCGCCTGGTCCTCGGCCATGGTGAAGACCAGCGGGGTGGCATCGGTGATCAGCTCCGACTGGATGCCGGAGATCAGCTGCATGAAGAAGGGCTCCAGCCCGAGCGTGTGCGCGGGACGGTCGATGACCAGCCCGAACGCCCCCGCCGTGCCGCCGGACAGCGCGCGGGCCGCGCTGTTGGGCTGCCAGCCCAGCTCCTCGGCTATCGCCAGGATCCGCCGCCGGGTCGGCTCCGAGACCCCCGGACGGTTGTTGAGCGCGAAGGAGACGGCGCCCTTGGTGACTCCGGCCCGGCGGGCGATGTCGTTCATGGTGGGTCGCTTCACGGTGGCGTGCCTCGCTTTTCTCTCCGGGTACGGATGTCCCGGTCGGCCGGGAAGTCCGGCGTATTCGACGCGTATTCGACACGCGTTCAACGGAAGCGGGCGTTCGGCGTCGGACACCGGATCGTAGCCCGAGTGCGTACATCGTTTAACGGGGAAATCGAGAAAGGCAATGCACCGGCATTGACACTCGCTTTCCCGCGCCCTTAATTTCACGGCGTCGGAAGGTGCGCGGACCACCACCGGCCGTTCCCCGTCGCCGTTCCACCGAGCAGAGGGCCCTCATGACGTTACACAGATTACGGACGACCGGTGCCGTGGCGCTGCTGGCCGCCGCCGCGTTGCTGGTCTCCGGCTGCACCGGCAGCGGAGCCAGCTCCGAGGGCGCGGACGCGAAGGCCGCCGCCGACCCGGCGAAGGTCTCCGGGACGATCACCGTCCTGACCCACCGCACCGACTGGGTGCAGGACGGCACGATGAAGAAGTACGCCGACGAGTTCCGGAAGACCTACCCCAAGGTGACCGTCAAGTTCGAGGGCATCACCGACTACGAGGGGGAGGTCAAGATCCGGATGAACACCAAGAACTACGGCGACGTCCTCATGATCCCCGGTGCCATCAAGAAGAACGACTACCCCAAGTTCTTCGCCTCCCTGGGCACCCAGGCCGAACGCGGGGAGAAGTTCCAGTTCACCGCCTTCACCACGGTGGGCGGCAAGGTCTACGGGCAGAGCCCGATCGGGGTGGCCCCCGGCTTCCTCTACAACAAGAAGGTGTGGAAGGACGCGGGGATCACCGACTGGCCCACCACCCCCGCCGAGTTCCTCACCGGCCTCAAGGCGATCAAGGCCAGGACCGACGCGGTCCCGTACTACACCAACTTCAAGGACATGTGGCCGCTCACCCAGTGGACCACCGCCATGGGATCGGTCGGCTGCGCGATCCAGGCCAACAACGACCTCGTGGACCACGATCCCTGGGCCAAGGGCTCCGAACTGCGCACCATCGATACCCTGCTGTACGACATGGTGCGCGAGAAGCTCGTCGAGAAGGACCCGTCGACCACCAACTGGGAAGGATCCAAGCCCCAGTTGGCCAAGGGGCGGATCGGCACCATGTGGCTCGGCTCCTGGGCGGTCTCGCAGTTCCGGGACGCCGCCGAGAAGGCCGGGACCGACCCCGACGACATCGGCTTCATGCCCTTCCCGGCCCAGGTGGACGGCCGGTTCTGCGCCGTCGCCTCGCCCGACTACGCGCAGGCCGTGAACGTCAACTCCGCCCACAAGGAGGCCGCCCGCGCCTGGATCGACTGGTTCACCGAGAAGTCCGGGTACGCGGCGGACAACCTGGCGCTCTCGCCGCTCAAGGGCGCCCCGCTGCCGGACGTCCTCAAGCCGTACACCGAGAAGAACGTGAAGTTCATCGAGCTGGACCAGGCCCGCGCCGCGCTCGTCGACGACATCGACAACGCCGCCGAGATCGGGCTGAAGAAACCCGACTACCGCCAGGATCTCGTCGATCTCGCGCGCGGCGCGAAGAAGGGCGACCTGGACGGATTCCTCGGGAACCTCTCCAAGCGCTGGACCGAGGCGGCGCGGACCACGGGCTCCTGATGCGCCGGACCACGGACCCGACCGTACGCGGCGGGGCGCTCCGGCGTCCCGCCCCCGGCGCCGCCCCGGTCCCGGACCAGGCATCGCGCCCCGGGCCGTCCCCCGCCCCGCGCCCCCGGCGCGACCGGCTGCGGCGGGAGGTCACCCCCTGGCTCTTCATGCTGATCCCGCTGGTGCTGCTGGTGGTCTTCACCTACGCGCCGGTCATCAACATGATCGCGTACAGCTTCACGGACTGGGACGGTGTCAGCCCGGACCTGAAGGCCACCGGCGTCCACAACTACGTCGACATCTTCACCCGTCCCGAGCTGTTCCAGGTGTTCTTCGTCAGCGGCTACTACCTCGCCGCGTCGGTGGTGCAGATCGCCGCCGCCCTCTACTTCGCGACCGTACTGAGCTTCCACACCCGCTTCCGCGACTTCTTCAAGGGTGTGCTGTTCTTCCCGTACCTGATCAACGGGGTCGCGATCGGTTTCGTCTTCCTCTACTTCTTCCAGGACGGCGGCACCCTCGACTCGGTCCTGCGGCTGTTCGGCGCCGAGACCGAACGGGCCTGGCTCGGGACGTCCACCTCCGCGAACATCTCGCTGGCCGGGGTGTCGGTCTGGCGCTACATGGGACTGAACTTCGTCCTGTTCCTCGGCGCGATCCAGTCCATCCCCGGAGAGCTGTACGAGGCGTCCGAACTGGACGGGGCCAACCGCTGGCAGCAGTTCCGGCACATCATCGCCCCCGGCATCCGGCCGATCCTCAGCCTCAGTGTGATCCTGTCGGTCTCCGGCTCCCTGTCGGTCTTCGAGATCCCGTACATCATGACGGGCGGCGCCACCGGCACCGAGACGTTCGTGATCCAGACCGTGAAGCTGGCCTTCCAGTTCAACAAGACGGGACTGGCCTCGGCCGCCGCCGTCGTGCTGCTGCTGATCATTCTCCTGGTGACCTGGGTGCAGCGGCGGCTCGTCCCGGACGACAAGGTGGATCTCGTATGAGGACACGCGCGCGTCTCGCCGCCACACTGAAGTACCTCTCCCTGGTGGTGGCCTCCGTCGTGGTGCTGCTGCCGCTCGGCGCCATCTTCCTGACCTCGCTGAAGACCGACAAGGAGATGGCAGACGGCAGCGGCGCGCTCACGCCGCCCCGCGACCCGCTGAACTTCGGCAACTACGTGACGGCCTTCTCGGACGGCAGGATGCTCAGCGCGTTCGGGAACACCGCGTTCATCCTGCTGTTCGCCATCACCGGCACGGTCGTCATCGGCTCGATGACGGCGTACGCGATCGACCGGTTCCACTTCCGGCTGCGCAAGCTGGTGATCGCGCTGTTCCTGGTGGCCACGCTGGTGCCCGGGGTGACCACCCAGGTCGCGACCTTCCAGATCGTCAACAGCTTCGGGCTCTTCGACTCCCTCTGGGCGCCGATCGTCCTCTACATGGGCACCGACATCGTCTCGATCTACATCTTCCTCCAGTTCATCCGGGGTATCCCGGTCTCCCTGGACGAGTCCGCGCGACTCGACGGCGCCAACGCCTTCACCGTCTACCGGAAGATCATCTTTCCGCTGCTCAAACCGGCGATCGCCACCGTCGTCATCATCAAGGGCATCACCGTCTACAACGACTTCTACATCCCGTTCCTCTACATGCCCTCCGAGGAACTGGGCACCATCTCGACGTCGCTGTTCCGCTTCAAGGGTCCCTTCGGGGCGCACTGGGAGAACATCTCGGCGGGCGCGGTCCTGGTCATCCTGCCCACCCTGATCGCCTTCCTCTTCCTCCAGCGCTACATCTACAACGGCTTCACCCGGGGAGCCACCCGCTGAGCCGTGCCCGACCCGCTGTGCCCGACGCGCCGGGGGCGGTGCCGAGTGTCCCAGTGCCGTTCGAGAGGGAGGCTGGTGAAAGGCTGGGCCCCGTAGGAACGTGGTTCGGGCGACGGAGGTCCAGGTATGAGGCTCACCATTCTCGGCGGCGGCGGGTTCCGGGTCCCGCTGGTGTACGGGGCACTGCTCGGCGACCACGCCGAGGGCCGGATCACCGACGTCACCCTGTACGACCTGGACCCCGCCCGGCTGACGGCCGTCGCCCGGGTCCTGGCCGACCAGGCCGGGGACGTCCCCGACGCGCCGTCCGTCACCGTCACCACCGACCTCGACGATGCCCTGCGCGGCGCCGACTTCGTCTTCTCCGCCATCCGCGTCGGCGGCCTGGAGGGCCGCGCGGCCGACGAGCGCGTCGCCCTGGACCTGGGCGTCCTGGGACAGGAGACGGTCGGCGCCGGAGGCATCGCGTACGGACTGCGCACGGTCCCCGTCGCCGTCGACATCGCGCGGCGGATCGCCCGGCTCGCCCCCGACGCCTGGGTCATCAACTTCACCAACCCGGCCGGTCTGGTCACCGAGGCCATGTCCCGCCACCTCGGCGACCGGGTCATCGGCATCTGCGACTCGCCGGTGGGACTCGGCCGGCGCGTGGCACGCGTCCTCGGCGCCGACCCCGACGAGGCGGGCATCGACTACGTGGGCCTCAACCACCTCGGCTGGCTGCGCGGGCTGCGCGTCGCCGGCCGCGACGAACTCCCGCGCCTGCTCGCCGACACCGAGGCCCTCGGCTCCTTCGAGGAGGGCCGCCTCTTCGGGCCCGAGTGGCTCCGGTCCCTCGGCATGATCCCCAACGAGTACCTGCACTACTACTACTTCAACCGCGAGACGGTCCGCGCCTATCAGGACGCCGAGCAGACCCGGGGCGCCTTCCTCCGCGACCAGCAGGCCCGCTTCTACGAGGAGATGGCCCGGCCCGGCGCCCCCGCCCTGCGCACCTGGGACCGTACCCGCGCCGAACGCGAAGCGACCTACATGACGGAGAACCGCGAATCCGCCGGTCTCGGGGAGCGCGACGAGAGCGACCTGGAGTCCGGCGGCTACGAACAGGTCGCCCTCGCCCTGATGCGCGCCATCGCCCTCGACGAGCGCACCACCCTCATCCTCAACGTCCGCAACCGCACCACCCTGCGGGCCCTGGACGAGGAGGCGGTCATCGAGGTGCCCTGCCTGGTGGACGCGAACGGGGCCCACCCCTTGGCCGCCGCCCCGCTGCCCCACCACGCGACAGGGCTGGTCTGCGCCGTCAAGGGCGTCGAGCGCGAGATCCTCGCCGCTGCCGAGAGCGGCTCGCGCGCCACCGCCGTCAAGGCGTTCGCCCTGCACCCCCTCGTGGACTCGGTGAACATCGCCCGCAGGCTGGTCGACGGCTACACGGCCGAGCACCCCGCCCTGGCCTATCTGAACCGCACGTAGGATCCCCTCGTGCACGACGCACACCGTCGCGGAGCGCGGCGCGTCGCGTCGCGGCCGTACACCCCTCGCACCCCGCCCTTTCAGAGGAGCCGAGCGTGGCCATGCAACCGTGGTTCTCCGAAGCCAAGTTCGGCATCTTCCTCCACTGGGGGATCTACGCGGTCGACGGCGTCCAGGAGTCCTGGTCGTTCTTCGAGGGCGACGTGCCGCACGACCGGTACATGGCCCAGCTCGGCGGTTTCACCGCCGCCCGCTACCAACCCCGTGAGTGGGCCGCGCTGTTCGCGCGCGCGGGCGCCCGCTACGCCGTGCTGACCTCCCGGCACCACGACGGCGTGGCGCTGTGGGACACGGCCCACGGCGACCTCGACGTCGTACGGCGCACCCCGGCGGGCCGCGACCTCGTCGGTCCCTACGCGGACGCGCTGCGCGAGCACGGCCTGAGGGTGGGCCTCTACTACTCCCACAGCGACTGGAACCACCCTGACTACGCCTCCCTGCGGCACGAGGGCCGACCCGGCTGGGCGCGGTTCAACCCGTACGCGGAGGCCCACGAGGGACAGGAGGACCCGGCGGCATGGGACCGCTATCTGGCCTACCGCGACGGCCAGGTGGGGGAGTTGGCCCGGCGCTTCCGGCCGGATCTGCTCTGGTTCGACGGGGAGTGGGAGCGCACGGAGGAGCAGTGGCGGATACGTGAGCTGGCCGGGCTGATCCGCGCGGAACTCCCGGAGTGTGTGCTCAACGCCCGGATGCTCGGGGAGGGCGACTACGCCACCCCGGAACAGGGCGTGCCGATCGACGCCCCCGACGGTCCCTGGGAGCTGTGTCTCACCGTCAACGACTCCTGGGGCCACCGCCACCACGACGACAACCACAAGTCCACCACCCAGCTGGTCCGCTACCTCGCCGAGACCATCGGCGCGGGCGGCAATCTGCTGCTGGCGGTGGGGCCGAGGGAGGACGGCACCCTCCCCGCCGAGCAGGTCGAACGCCTCGAAGGCATCGGGGCGTGGATCGCCGCCCACTCCGAGGCGGTGTACGGGACGGTGGCCGGGCTGCCCCCGGGGCACCACTACGGCCCGAGCACCCGCTCAGCCGACGCCCGCACCCTGTATCTGACACTCTTCGACATCCCGCGCGGACCGGTCGGCGTACGGGGGCTGCGCACCCCCGTACGCCGGGTGAGCGTGCTGGGCACCGGCACCGAACTCGGCCACCGGGTCACCGGCGGGCTCCACGAGGTGCCCGGTGTGCTGTGGATCGACCCGCCGCCGGCCGCCGACCTCGACGCGCACGCGACCGTGCTCGCCGTGGAGCTGGACGGCGAACTCGACCTGTACCGAGGCGCCGGGCGGTCCTGAACCGCCCCGGCCCGATGGGGCCGGGGCGGCTGCCCCCGTACGTACGGCTCAGATCCTGCCGGTCCCCGCCCCCGCCGTCACCGAGGCGACGACGCTCGACGCGGGCTCGGCCGTGTAGCTGTACGGCGGTGTGGTGAACGTGCCCGTCCGGGAGATCTCGGTGGCCGCGCCGCCGAGGTCGTTGCCGCGCAGCACGGCGTAACCGTCCACACTGCTGCTGCGGCTGGTCGTCACCGCGAGCTTGGTGTCGCGGAAGACGTTGTTCTCGACCAGCATCTGGGCGCCCATCCGGGAGTGGCAGGCCGTGTCCGCGCCCTGGACGTAGTTGTCGTAGAAGTGACCGGTGCCGAAGCGCAGGCTGGGCAGCCGGGAGAAGACGTTGCTGAACGAGTTGTGGTGGTACGTCACCCGCAGATGCCCGGTGTCCTCGGCGGCGTTGCTGTCACTGTGACCGACGAGCGATCCCTTGTAGTGGTCCTTGAAGGTGTTCCAGGACACGGTGACGTTGTCCGACGCGTGCGTGATGTCGAGCAGCCCGTCGTAGTAGTCCTTGTCGTGGTCACGGTCCGCCGAGAAGGCGTTGTGGTCGATCCACACCCGGGTGGACTTCTGGACGGTG
It encodes the following:
- a CDS encoding carbohydrate ABC transporter permease, whose product is MRTRARLAATLKYLSLVVASVVVLLPLGAIFLTSLKTDKEMADGSGALTPPRDPLNFGNYVTAFSDGRMLSAFGNTAFILLFAITGTVVIGSMTAYAIDRFHFRLRKLVIALFLVATLVPGVTTQVATFQIVNSFGLFDSLWAPIVLYMGTDIVSIYIFLQFIRGIPVSLDESARLDGANAFTVYRKIIFPLLKPAIATVVIIKGITVYNDFYIPFLYMPSEELGTISTSLFRFKGPFGAHWENISAGAVLVILPTLIAFLFLQRYIYNGFTRGATR
- a CDS encoding carbohydrate ABC transporter permease, which encodes MRRTTDPTVRGGALRRPAPGAAPVPDQASRPGPSPAPRPRRDRLRREVTPWLFMLIPLVLLVVFTYAPVINMIAYSFTDWDGVSPDLKATGVHNYVDIFTRPELFQVFFVSGYYLAASVVQIAAALYFATVLSFHTRFRDFFKGVLFFPYLINGVAIGFVFLYFFQDGGTLDSVLRLFGAETERAWLGTSTSANISLAGVSVWRYMGLNFVLFLGAIQSIPGELYEASELDGANRWQQFRHIIAPGIRPILSLSVILSVSGSLSVFEIPYIMTGGATGTETFVIQTVKLAFQFNKTGLASAAAVVLLLIILLVTWVQRRLVPDDKVDLV
- a CDS encoding Cmx/CmrA family chloramphenicol efflux MFS transporter; this encodes MPFAVYVLGLAVFAQGTSEFMLSGLLSGIAADLRVSIPAAGLLTSAFAIGMVLGAPLMASLSRRWPRRRALLVFLVVFIAVHVVGALTPGYGVLLATRIVAALANAGFWAVALAAAVAMVPPALRARATSVVVGGVTVACVAGVPAGALLGERWGWRAAFWAVALISVPAVLAIVRAVPAERPEPAGAGARGELRELAGPRLLLTLLMSALVQGATFCAFSYFEPLVTRVTGLGSAWVPAVLALFGVGSFVGVTVAGRITEARADVFVGVGLVSLAVGWVALALAAAAPVAAIVLVFVQGMLAFGTGTALISRVFHRAPGAPTLAGAFATAAFNVGGALGPWLGGLAIARGFGFRAPLWVSALLMALALLAAGALTIAHRAAAHRTAADPATTGREAGREGEQGGISVRG
- a CDS encoding extracellular solute-binding protein, whose translation is MTLHRLRTTGAVALLAAAALLVSGCTGSGASSEGADAKAAADPAKVSGTITVLTHRTDWVQDGTMKKYADEFRKTYPKVTVKFEGITDYEGEVKIRMNTKNYGDVLMIPGAIKKNDYPKFFASLGTQAERGEKFQFTAFTTVGGKVYGQSPIGVAPGFLYNKKVWKDAGITDWPTTPAEFLTGLKAIKARTDAVPYYTNFKDMWPLTQWTTAMGSVGCAIQANNDLVDHDPWAKGSELRTIDTLLYDMVREKLVEKDPSTTNWEGSKPQLAKGRIGTMWLGSWAVSQFRDAAEKAGTDPDDIGFMPFPAQVDGRFCAVASPDYAQAVNVNSAHKEAARAWIDWFTEKSGYAADNLALSPLKGAPLPDVLKPYTEKNVKFIELDQARAALVDDIDNAAEIGLKKPDYRQDLVDLARGAKKGDLDGFLGNLSKRWTEAARTTGS
- a CDS encoding LacI family DNA-binding transcriptional regulator; its protein translation is MKRPTMNDIARRAGVTKGAVSFALNNRPGVSEPTRRRILAIAEELGWQPNSAARALSGGTAGAFGLVIDRPAHTLGLEPFFMQLISGIQSELITDATPLVFTMAEDQAAEIALYRSWWARRRVDGVFLVDLQAEDARVPVLEELGMPAVVIGAPVGTGRLPAVWSDEGAAVTTVVRHLAGLGHRRLARVGGPARLRHTAIRTAAFDAAVAELGLTGRTVEADYSGERGAAVTRELLGSPERPTAIVYDNDVMAVSGLTAAHSMGLRVPADVSVVAWDDSALCELVDPPLTALSRDIAAHGAHAARRLREAAGGRAVGDLEDPAPRLTVRGSVAAPPA
- a CDS encoding cellulase family glycosylhydrolase; this encodes MPRPAARISVGDRPVTWIGANFWSRTGGPLMWRSYDGEVVDGELRVLRDHGLNMTRSFYYWPDFMPEPDRIDEELCARFTDFLDRHHALGMTTVPTFLVGHMSGENWDPAWRNGRDLYTDVWLVARQAWFAREMAGRFKDHPAVAGWLVSNEMPIYGREGATREEVSSWAQIVVDAVRASGAPQPVSLGDGAWGLENSGHDNGFRLRDSAALTDWLGPHVYRMEDDPVRQHYAAAWVCELTGSFNRPVVLEEFGLTSDFASGPHAARYYRQALHNSLLAGATGWIAWNNTDYDALREQPPYSHHAFEMHFGLTDAAGAPKPQLREVRSFAETLERIDFDRCFRPDTDTALVISSYLDTLYPFTRAEDRSYVERTGRQAWITARLADAPASVVRESDGIADGHRLYLLPSTKQLLSSGWYRLEELARGGATVYVSYSPGAHDEQRGPWYAHLDQFFGVRHQLEYGLVNPIEDDEVTLTFGRSFGTLGAGDTLRFRTAGTDSSRVFLPVEADGAEVLATDGRGRPALLLRAVGAGSVVLCVYPLEHMASVTPRVNPDDSVPLYDALAAHAGVRRPVTVADPRVAVDLLEHEDGHRYVWLVSQGREEVRVKPAVAAGLRLTGPDGAPADEVVLDPYGVRVLRLSGDRRIAASLAGHRRDGTGGTVSPSRRSLPAHPRVRPPSLSSPGRQPYGVPRRGGRS